Genomic segment of Vitis riparia cultivar Riparia Gloire de Montpellier isolate 1030 chromosome 19, EGFV_Vit.rip_1.0, whole genome shotgun sequence:
ACCTGGAGGGATGCTACATTTCTTAAGTTTATCTAATGGAAACATAAGGCATGGAAGAAAAAACATGGTAATTACTCACCAGTATGAGATCAGCAACAGGTAAGAACTCTACTTGATGTGTAACATAAATCACTGTCTTTGTACCCAAGAGACCCAGCAAACATTCCTGTTATACGAAGATTATTTACAATTACAATCAATGAAAggccctttttttatttattccaataaaaagaaaaggaaacaaaacaaaGGGCAATGACAGAGCAAAGGTCCCTGATTGAACATACAAGGATAGCTCAATTTCTACTTAATGCAATGGCATTGTATAGATAAcatgttttatttcatatatatatgtatattgaTCAAACTCAGGCTTTTAGAAGAGAGAAATTACCTTAAAGAGATGGGTTCCTGTATGAGCATCCACAGCACTGAAAGGATCATCAAACAGATAAATATCAGCGTTTTGGTAAAGTGCACGTGCAATCTGTATTCTTTGCTTCTGGCCACCACTCAAATTGATTCCCCGCTCACCTATAACCGTCTGATCACCAAATGAGAGAACCTCCAGGTCCTTCTTTAAGGAACATGCATCAAGGACCCTGTCATACCTTTCTCTGTCCATTTCCTTGCCAAACAAGATGTTCTCTTCTATCTTGCCACTCTGTATCCAAGGAGACTGAGCAACATAGGCCTTTGTTCCACACAGCTTAAGGATACCAGATATCTTAGGCACTTCTCCCAACATACAAGATAGTAAGCTTGACTTGCCTGAGCCTACAGTACCACAAACAGCAACCCTCATGCCACGGCACACCCTCAAATTAATTTGCTTCAGTGTTGGATTAGGGGAAGACAAATCCCAAGAGAAATTCCCAGCCGAAATCTGAATTGCTGTATCAGAACTACCTTCTGGAAGCCTCTCAATAACATCACTCTGCAGGTCATCCAGACAAAGAAAGGATGCAATTCTGTCAAGGGAAACTTTAGTCTGAGCTATCATTGAGATTAGGTCAGGAAGACCATGGATGGGTTCTTGAAGTATCCTGAATGTTGCAAGTGAAGACACGATCTTCCCTGATTCAAGTGGGATCCCTATAAGCATGCAAGTTCCGAAAGTGACCACAGACACAAACGTTGGGGCTCCCCAGAAAACAAAAGTGGTCATGGCTGAagtataaagatattttttcaaCCAATCTGTCTCATTCTTCCGAAGGTCAACAATTTTAGACAAAAACTTCATCTCCCATCCCTGAAGCTTGAGAATCCTCATGTTTCTTAAGATCTCAGCCGTTGCCTTCATCCTTTTATCTTTTGATTCCATTAACTTGTCCTGAAACTTCTCTTGCCATTTCCCCAGTGGAACATTTGTCAACATAATAATTACAGTTGCAAAGAAAGCTGCAACGGAAGCTAGGCCCAGGTTTTTATACAAGATTAGCAAGGCTAAAGTAACTTGCACAATCACCATCCATGGATCATGCATATACCGACTGAAATCCCCAATTCTCTGCGCATCAACAGACATGATATTAATGATCTCCCCAGTAGAATGACCCTGCTTTGACTGGCAGGAAAGAGTCAAACCCTTGTTGTAGATCATTGTGATCAGTACTGCTCTGATCCTAATTCCAACCTGCTGCAATCTAAAGAACCAGTGCCTCACTGAAATGCACTCAACAAGCTTCGCAACAAAAAATGCCATAATCAAAAGATAGccttcatattttatttccctccgCCCATTGAGATATTGAACAAAGGTGTCAATGAGATAGGGCCCAACATAGGAAGCCAATGTGTTTAGAAGTACGAATAAAGCCGTCAATAGGATTTCTGCCCAGGATGCGAAGATCAATGCTTTCACCAGCTTAAACGTGGTCACTCCACTACTTCCACCACTATCACACTGGAGCTTATTTCTAAATTCTGGAAAGACCCCTACAATACTGTTGCTGGTATCGAGCTGAGGAACATCCTCAAGGTCTAATGTTTTCTTGTTACCCTCAGCAATCAAGGGACCCATCCAAGAGAAAGTAAGTAGGCTAAAAAATCCAGCTTTTGAAAATGGGGTCACAGCTGCTTCCCCCTTGGATTTATCAGACTCTACTCTACTTATGCTGGTACTACCATTCAAAAGGGGTTCCCTAAGAATTGATTCCTCACCTTGATTCTTTCCCAAAAACCCGGAATAGCACAAGAACAGACCAGTTATGATGTAGACAATGTCGGGCACCAAAAATTGAACTTGTAGGGACTGGTGTTTCATAACAATGTCTATAACAAGGCAATAACAAGAGATGGAGAAGTAAAATCCCCACCAAACTCTTAACAAAAATGAGAACTTTGGTTCAACAGAACCGTGGAATTGAGTGTGCAAATATACACAAACTGCTCCCCAGGCAAGTGTTCTGAGCACTAAATCCAAAAGGGTAACCAGCTTTTCATCAGACCAGCCATTTCCATACCAATAAAAGTAGTTCAAAAAACACAAGAAGAAATTCAACAGTGACAGACCCTGACAGCAAGCAAACGTTTGCTTATAGTACAAAAACCTAGTCCTCTTACAATTTTCAAGAGCATCCATCTTGATTCTCTTGCGCACCCATGAAACAAATAGGAGAAGCAACAAAACTAGATGCAATGAAGCAGAAAAGGCACGTAAAAAGACGGGGTTTAGCAGAAAACCAAAGCCTGGGTACGTAACCATGGCTTCGAGACCCACCATTTTTTGAGAATCTTTGGCTTCTGTTAAAAGGGTATTTTGGAGGCCTGCTTATGAATTGAAGGTGAAGATTTTTGGTACTTTGTTAAATGTAGAATAAAATGGGGTGTCACTGGTTTTAAAAGTGTATTCCACTAAGAAAGTCAGTCAAAGGATGCATGCTTGGGCGCGGGATAACTTGGCAGCCAAGCCTCAGTTGACGGAGAAAGCAAAGAAGCTTGGCAGTTATACAGAGAGATAACTTTCAGAAGGAGAtagagaaaattttcttatttccttttttctttattgggaaaaattattaatttattacaaaataaaagaaaaatagaagaagcaTAAAAAGAAGTTAGGAAAGAACTTTGAGGTGTGATTTTCATTATCTAGATCTCCTATTTATATGAGttagaaaaaccaaaattaaatataatatttaattcttaACAAGGAATAGAAAAAGTCTTTAAGGATATTGGTGAGATCATTCACAATTGTCCTTATATGTTTATAACACCCCCACTAGAATAACCATCACTATTCAACAAGAATTAGTTTGATATTGATTGTTAGAATTGCCTTGTTAAGAACTTTGTTGGTAAAACCCAATGAGACAAAATTTGGacgaagaaagaaaaagtatagTATGCTAACATTCTATAATGACGCTCCCCCTCATGATAACATGAATATGTTGTATGTAATGGTTTAATGTTAAGACTTATAAGTTGGTGTATTTCGATTTGATGTACAAACATTTTGAATGTTGTTGCAGTAAGTAGGGCTTTTGTGAATAAGtttgctagattatcacttaaTATTATTTGTTGAACATTGATTTCACCATTCTTCTGAAACTTGTGTGCATAGAAGAACTTTGGTGAAATATACTTGGtttgatcattttttaatatatcctCATTTGATTTGTGCAACACACGCAATATTGTCTTCACATAAAACTGTTGGAGTGTATTTCTTAGAGGATAATTCACAAGACTCTCAAATATGCTTTATCATAAATCTTAATCATACATGTTCACGAGTAGTTTCATGAATTGCTAGTATTACTGAATGATTTGAGAAAGTGGCTACTATTGTTTGCTTAACCGATCTTTATGATATTATAGTACTCCCACAAGTAAATACATATCTTGTATGAGATTGAGCTTTATAAGGATCTGAAAGAGTATTTGCATACCCATCAATTGCGATTTTGGTTCTTTTGAATGATATACATAGGTCCATATCACTTGTTCAACAAAGGTAtcacaatatatgtttaatcTCATTCCAATATCTTCTAGTTGGGGTAAAATTATATCTTGCTagtaaattgacaaaaaaaggTTATGTCTAGTCTATTATAATTTTCTAGATATATTAACATACCAATTGCAGTACTTTGGGAccaagtaattttttattttcttctttaagacGAAACAAGTCTTTGTTCACTTCAAATGAAAGCACTTTAAtactttctctatatatgtcaACTAATGGACTAACACACCATTTAACAATGCCAAATCTACAAGCTACGACAATATCTTGTTTTTcttagatctttcatttcaaattccttctttaaataattggttGATTTATTTAAGAGTTCCTATAAGATTCAAATTATCTACATATACTGCAATGATCAGAAGCccagtttttttatatttcttaatgGAAACACATGAACAAATTGAAACATATcattcttttaacaaatacttGCTCAAACGATCATACCACATGTGCTCAAATTGCTTTTATCCATATTTAGACAGTTGTagtttgattaaataaatgttTCAAGGTTTTGAATTAGTTGTTTCAAGTAATTTGaatccttcaaggattttcatatatttgttgGTATCTCTAGATTCATATAAATAAGTTGTaacaacatccatgagacgcatatctagtcctACAAAAGACTATTAAACTTATCAAGTATCAAAATATGATTGTGTCTATTATAGGGGAATATGTTTCCTCATAGTTTATATCATGTCTTTGTCAAAAACCTTGCGCAACGAGTCTTACTTTATACCTTATGGTTTTAGTGTTCTCATTATGTTTTCATACAAAGACCCATTTATATCTAACAAGCTTTATGTTTTTAGGTGTTTGAACTACAAGTCCAAATACCTCTTTCTTTGCTAATGAGTTTAGCTCTATTTGAattgcttcttttctttttgatcaATTTGTTCTCTTTTGGCATTCATCCATAGTTTATGGTTtttgatcttcatcatttcttatgatgtcCATAGCCACTTGAAAAGCAAATATATTGTCAATGATAATGTTACAGTAGTTTCGTGTTTCTCCGATATAACTCATTAAGTTCTCTTCAATTCTAAGCACTGATATTCTTTTAAGGGACAATTGATTAATCCACACCTCTTTAGGGGCTACCTATTTATGAAGTTGGGTCTCATCATTCATTTTTGTTAATCATTTCATATTTGTAAGCTCTTCAAGAGTACCAAGCTTTTCATATATTGTTtcaagtgttttttctttttctatgaaTCTATCATTTGAACCAATAAGTCTATCACACTTATGTGTTTCTTATATTCACTTGTCATGGCATTCCCTAATGGTTCTATAAGGGCATTAATATGTGTTGGGGCATTTACAACTAatatatgtgactttgtcactttctttgtatttgTGAAGGCATCAGGTAACTGATTTGCAAGTCTTTACACATAAATAATCCTCTAAACTTCTAATTCACATTGCCTCATACAAGGACTAAGATGAGACAAGGAGGATACATTCCATGTTATGTTTCGCCATTCTTTTGGATTTGACTTGCCTCCCCCTAATGgcaagaaattattttcatcaaaatgacaATTCGCAAAACAAGTAATAACATCACCAATTAAAGATTCAAGATAACAAATATTGGATGGAGAATTAAATCCAACATATATACCAAGTTGACGTTTAGGACCTAACTTAGAACATTGAGGTGGAGCAATTAATGTGAACATAGacaacacaataaaaaatacataaatgtGAAACATTTGGTTTGTAAcctaaaataagttataaaggTGAAaattcatgattagttatagGAATGATCTGAATTGAAGTTGCAACATAGAGAGTAATGGTTTGCAATCAATTGTAAAGGCTTGATAAGATATTCACTTAATCCATCCTaagtatgagtatgagcaataGGATGCTCAACATCAATACTAACAACTGTCATATAATAATCAAGAAATGTTTGAGAGAAGAATTCATCAACATCGTCAAGATGAATTGTCTTAGTAGGATGCTTAAGAAATTGTGCCTTAAGTTGAATCATTTGAGCAAGTAACCTGGTGAAGATAACATTTCTAGTTGAAAAAGACAAACATGAGACCAACAAGTTGAGacatcaattaaaattataaaataacaaaaaagtcCACTACGTGGATGAATATACCTACAAATGTCTTCTTGAATGCATTCTAGAAAGGTTAGAGATTCAAATACAAGCTTAGTAAATGATGGTTTGATAATTAATTTGCCTTGTGAACATGCAACACAATTATAATCATTAGGTATTAGaattttttggttctttaaggGATGCCCAAAAGAATTGTGGATGATAAGGCACATCATAGAGAATCCTAAATGATGCAAGCATTCATGCCAAAGCATAAAAGTTTTTTAgtcataaaaattttgattcatgACACCATATGATTCAATGGGTCTGTATGTTGTTTGATATAACCTacatgagaaaaaaatgaagtttttccAAGATATTCTTTTTGtcataaataactaaattaatgAGAAGATATTCATTACTACTATTATTCATAGGTTCAATATAATATCCATTTCAATGAATATCCTTGAGACTAGGAAGATTTTAATTGGATTTAGTAGAATAAGGAGCATCATTGATGTAGATTTTTGTTCCATTTGGTAAAATAATAGTTCTTTTGAAGCCTTGAATTAGGTTGATGAGAATTGATATGGTATTAACATCAGACGTAGCTAAAGTTAAgttggaaaaaatattttttatcaaaaaatattggGTGTGTTGTGGTACAATTTGCAAGACACGCATCTACATTGGATATCATATGATTTATCATGGTGTGAGGGATCCATATatcttcaaatataaataaagaaagtcATTTAGATATGAAATGATCAtatgtcaaaataaaatatgaaataaattgtaaaagATGTATATTATAGATAATGTGTTCCAAAGAGGATGAGATAGTAAAACTATTAGCAAAGAACTAAATAGGAACATAACatttaatcataacaaacatttttataaCCAATTAGATGCTTAATTTTTCCACTAGGATTCtcaaaaaagtttgaaatatcTAAATGGGTTAAGTTCACTAAGTCCTCATCACCAATGCAGTTCATTTCAACCtcatttccttttacttttaatGAGGCTTGATAAAGGTCAACTAAATGTTTTAAAGTAGAATACGTACACGACTAATGTCTTTTCATACCATATCTATAGCCTTCATTCTCATGAGTATGTTTGCTTTGTTGTTCCATTCCTTCTTCAAGTCATGCCTTTAAATTATTTCACTTATGGtggtttgaattgtttttctacGCAAACAATGACTAAAACCACTATGGTGCTAGGAATTGTGCCTACCATCACCTCGATTAcaaccacaaccttgatttCAACCTCATCCATCCATGTCCATGGTTTCGATAGATGTGACATTGGCTTCAAGTAATGACACATGCCTAGTGGGATGAggttgatgatttttttaataaaagctcattattttgctCAACCATAAGAAGAAATGaactcaatttaaaatatttggcgAAACGATGCTCTCAATATTATTGTTGCAGGAATACATTTGAGGCATGAAAAGtcataaatgtattttcaagCATATCTTCTTTGATGACTTTTTTTCCAAATAGCTTTAATTGTgagctaattttgaataaagTCGAGTTGTAGTCATTAACAAACTTGAAATCTTATAGTCTCAAGTATATCCAATTATAGCATGCTTTTAGAAAGATTACAATCTTTTTGTAGTCATATCATTCTTTCAGCTGATTCCAAAGGATGAAATTAATGATCTTTAAATGTAAGGTATTCGCCTTTTAATCCTTCATAAATGTGATAGGGAAGGACTATTAAAGCATTAGTGCAATTCTACGAGGATGCatcatttccttctttaatgGTCTTTCCAAGATTTAGTACATTTAAgtgaatttttgtctccaaaGACCAAGTAGTTTTTGCCCAAATGTCAAGGATAAAAAAGCTCAAACTTTGCAAAGTTTggcattatttgaaaactatttatgaaataatttaattagaaaatatttcaatttattgagataaagtataaataaattaataaaattatttaataatattttattaagtaaatatatttaaccGATAAAAATAGAATGATTTAAGATTTTGCTATATTTCATTGCTAATTataaatatagttaaaaaaaatgcacGGACATGTATTAGGTAGTATTGAAGAAATAAAGATTAAGTACTAATTGTTTTCATTAAGAACTAATAGTTTTCATAGCTTCTTGTTAtggattattttttcataacaaaaatgtgTAAATTTATACATAACTTTAAACTATAAACTATTCAATTTATATCTTTTGattatataactttttttttgtataacttttagtaatactatataattaaaaagaaatagaaattgtATACAGAGTTTTTGACTatgtttttgtaattttgaaatttccCATATAACTTTTCGTTATTggaattttacatatttttcataacttcttagtatgattttttttttataatttatagctagaaaaaatatattttttatgcatttaaataagataaatgaaacacaaaataaaagtgtaattttattacatataaattaaatataaaaaaaaaagtaagtttaTTGCATGGTCAGTCGAAAGAgattttttagtaaatattttaatctttcaCAAATACTCTTAGTATTTCAATTTTTCACGAATACTCTTCTTAGTGTTTCAATCTTCCATGAATACTCCTCACACTCTTTTATAAGAGTTTCCTTTTGCAAAGACTCTTTGTATTGATAACATATtacaaaatacaagaaaaatagaagaagtaGAGAAAAAAAGTTAGGAAAGTCTTAAGGTGTGATTTTCATTCATTCAAGTCGATCTCTTATTTATATAGGAGTtggaaaaaccaaaattaaatatatacaaaatataattatttataaatatttatgaggTCATTCATAATTATATGTACATATTTAtaacatgattatatttttaatataattttcatgtgccttgtatttttatttccaaaatccaacacatttatgatttattttgtaatttaaataTCATTCTGAGCGACTACTTATTGGTATCATAAATATTTGAGAAATCCCTTGTTAATGTCgtaatttctataaaattaccatgatgaaaaagagaaaaacgaaaaagaaaaaaaatgaaaatgaaaggcaaaatataaaataaaaagaaaaataaagaaaaatgataattttgtatttagccctttaattataattatcattatttagttaattttaaatttgaattcaattagggaattttttttacagtagaaaatgtaataaaatccttttttttgtagtagtagtagtagtagtagtagaaTAAAACAACATTGGCACTTTTACAATTACAAGTATTGTTCCACATGCTAGTCAcgtttaagtaataaatttaatattgcataatttttttaaattatttaataaaaattatgagaaaataatttagtaaaagacaaaacaaaaatttaaaacttttaagtatttgtatttaaaaatatatattaacatcatGATAACATTTATAAACacgaaaaaagaagaagataggcCTGATTTTATAACACATTTCATaattagaaaatgattaaatcttaaatttaaaatattaaatttcatattcaaataattatttaaattttgaaatcaatctacttttttctaaaaaaatatataaaaaatggagaGAGAAAATAGTTAGGtataattttcatatctttgTTGTACTCACATAGAATAGGACATAagagaattaattttttgtttcaaagaATATAcctatattttttctcttttcaataaaaaaatgttgatatttcttttgtgcgtacaaattttattatgtcacatattaaaaaaaaaaataacaatttaagattataaaaagtttatatctaaattttatatatttggtaaatattaatttcataattattaatatttgcatttgataaatattaatttttatttttatttttattttaactaaaatgttgaaataaaaacaaaaaagggaataagaatgagatttttattttttaaaaataaattatttttatccaaataagtGTAATTATCTTCTACCTTATAATTTCTTTGTTTCAATACTCCAAAcatatcatgaaaaaaaatctaattttgagattttatgtATAATTTGCATAAGGAGTTGAAAAGGCTTAATCAAGGatcaaattttaagaaattatttttgactcCAACAAAAGAGGTTTTTATAGTCCAAAACCttataatttctttgttttcaaacTCCAAACAcatcatgaaaaaaattctaattttgataTTTCACTTATAATTTGCATAAAGGGTTGAAAAAGGCTTAATCAaggataaaatttttgaaaaattatctttgACACCAGCAAGAGTTCATGTaaaatttgttccattttttaCCAATTTATAAAATGGGTGCAAGTGATTTGGGCATTGGGCATAGGGGAGGTGTCtaagtggggaaaaaaaggttgGAATTGACTAAAATTACGcgaatatcatttttaaaagaaaatgaatgatagtttgataaatatattataaaaataaggataaaatataattacaataaaaaaaatgttttaagtgaGAAAATAGGTTGACAAAAGAATGTCTTTCTTAATGGGCGTAGTTCAAACCATATCATTATTGAATCAAACAATACTTAACTCGTGATAATCATAagccaaataaataaaactcaattaAATCATAACTCGTGATAACCatgaacaaaataaatacaattcatCTAGGTCATACCGAACTCAATTGACACTTAAATAATGGGAAAAGACGAGTGAAGGGTCAGGATGGGTGTGCATGGATCCTATACTTGCCATCCAAGGAATATATTATGGTAGATAGGTAGGTAGGTTGTGTGCATGGATCCTATACTTGCCATCCAAGGCAtatattatggtagatatatAGGTAGGTAGGTTCTCCCATCAAGAAAATGCTATGAAGAAACAGCCAATTTTCAAAAGCAGTGGTCACGGAAGTGCAAACGTTATTTCTTATTTCAGTTGTCAGACGCAAAGTCTCTCTTTGATGGACCCATCTCtttgtttttatctttcatttgcTATGGTACCTGGCTGCTTATTGCATGGAAAAAGCTGCCCTGACTAATATATTATTTCCTCATCTttaccctctctctctctctctctctctctctctctctctctctgtatatATGATATGACGAAAGGTCTAATTAATTAAAGACTTAGACCCCAAATTCCTATAAAGAAAGACCCAAGACTGTTTGGGAGTCACGTATTTGGATGGCCTTCAACAGAGCAAAacccttttatttaattagcttaattaaggcttgtatatttttattgaaaaacttaGTATAATGTTAGAAGAAACTTTAACTTCTTGTGTAGGTTTGATTATGATCTCCCAAAAAGTAACCACCAATagtaaaatatcatatatcttATATGCACCATTATTTAACAATTTAGATCTTATCATATAATTCAATagtctattttaaattttatattattagaattgtattttgaaaacataattttaagcTACGTTGCTTgtgagaaatattttaaaataataataataataaataaataaaaagggtaaaagaaaaatagtgataatttgataaatataatataaaaataagaataaatataagtctaaaagaagttgaaaatggtTGAAATTACAGTAATACTATTCTTAACGGATCAATTAGAAAGATCTTTAAGACAATGATATTGGCATAACGAACCCCTTTTCTAACTTGAATGAATAACAATTTCAAACTGTGTTGTAGAAACActgtttaataaatatttaaaaataaaaacaaaaagtgaactaatatgataaaaaaaggttataacaaaatgtttatataaattaatgaaattaacccataattttttatgtattcggtaatttttttaatggtataAGAAAGTTTATATAAATTAGTGAAATCAAAGTATATATAATAATCTTTTATGTAGCaagtattttctattttaatacaAAAGATTTTACGTGGGGTGGAAGAAAACCATGAGTAGTCTGTAACGCATCTTATCTTATactataaaaatcaaaatgctTTCTGCCCCGCCATTCGAGATCTACATAATCACAAAGCCTTGAAAATTAGGGCCACTCACATGACTTTTTATGCAACAATGCCATATAACCAAATACCTATATATGATGCCATTGATTTTCTAGGCATGTGTGTgactaatttataattattatggtataactttcttttaaattatatattattgaaGTTTCTCGAAGTTAGAAAAAGGGTTCACCATTTGTGGTTTACAgtcataaaaaattgaaagtgaaGATTTGGAAAGTTGGAGGAGAGTTTCGAGggggaattttaaaataaggaagTGATATGGTTCTGGTGTCGAGTAGAGTATTCCCCTAAAATTTTACGTGAAATAGACGAAGTTTGGCCATCAAAACCGTTGGCCGAAGAGCTgcgtccttttttttttttttttttttctccactaCAGTCACCGAGACACTCTTATGTAagttttcctcttttttttttttttcttctattttttttcttttttctttcttcacccttttcttttctatttcaaCGAACCACATAGACAACCCGACCTAAAagtcctatatatatatatatatatatatatatatatatatatatatatatatatatatatatattattaatagtttttctattgttttctttttccaattcaattaattttcttttcttaattcatttcatttttttacaacacaaaataaattatcagacaccacaaatattttaattttctaaaatttattattaattaatttaatttaatataatttttttaattaactagttttaattattttcttttattctatttatttattttcattttcgtttttttttttttttggaaaatttcaatttctataaTCCTAAGGAATTTCCTGCTAAAAAACTTATATGacacaaaaaaattga
This window contains:
- the LOC117908490 gene encoding ABC transporter C family member 3-like, translating into MVGLEAMVTYPGFGFLLNPVFLRAFSASLHLVLLLLLFVSWVRKRIKMDALENCKRTRFLYYKQTFACCQGLSLLNFFLCFLNYFYWYGNGWSDEKLVTLLDLVLRTLAWGAVCVYLHTQFHGSVEPKFSFLLRVWWGFYFSISCYCLVIDIVMKHQSLQVQFLVPDIVYIITGLFLCYSGFLGKNQGEESILREPLLNGSTSISRVESDKSKGEAAVTPFSKAGFFSLLTFSWMGPLIAEGNKKTLDLEDVPQLDTSNSIVGVFPEFRNKLQCDSGGSSGVTTFKLVKALIFASWAEILLTALFVLLNTLASYVGPYLIDTFVQYLNGRREIKYEGYLLIMAFFVAKLVECISVRHWFFRLQQVGIRIRAVLITMIYNKGLTLSCQSKQGHSTGEIINIMSVDAQRIGDFSRYMHDPWMVIVQVTLALLILYKNLGLASVAAFFATVIIMLTNVPLGKWQEKFQDKLMESKDKRMKATAEILRNMRILKLQGWEMKFLSKIVDLRKNETDWLKKYLYTSAMTTFVFWGAPTFVSVVTFGTCMLIGIPLESGKIVSSLATFRILQEPIHGLPDLISMIAQTKVSLDRIASFLCLDDLQSDVIERLPEGSSDTAIQISAGNFSWDLSSPNPTLKQINLRVCRGMRVAVCGTVGSGKSSLLSCMLGEVPKISGILKLCGTKAYVAQSPWIQSGKIEENILFGKEMDRERYDRVLDACSLKKDLEVLSFGDQTVIGERGINLSGGQKQRIQIARALYQNADIYLFDDPFSAVDAHTGTHLFKECLLGLLGTKTVIYVTHQVEFLPVADLILVMKDGRITQAGKYNEILNSGTDFMELVDAHKKALLALNSVDSGNIGGTSELVEKEENKGGQNCTAEEINGPKGQLVQEEEREKGKVGLSVYWKYIRTAYGGALVPFILLSQILFQLLQIGSNYWMAWASPVSADVKPAVRGSTIIIVYVALAIGSSFCVLSRAMLLVTAGYKTATILFNKMHLCVFRAPMSFFDATPSGRILNRASTDQSTIDISIAKRVGAFAFSLIQLLGIIAVMSQIAWQVFVVFIPVIATCIWYQQYYIPSGRELVRLAGVCIAPVIQHFSETIAGSMTIRGFDQESRFRDTNMKLIDGYMRPNFNIAGAMQWLCFRLDMLSSVTFAFSLVFLISVPEGVIDPGIAGLAVIYGFSLNMLQAWVIWNLCNMENKIIAVERLLQYTSIPSEPPLVIEENRPACCWPSHGQVDIQDLQVRYAPHMPLVLRGLTCTFPGGMKTGIVGRTGSGKSTLIQTLFRIVEPLAGQIMIDGTNISSIGLHDLRSRLSIIPQDPTMFEGTVRSNLDPLEEYSDEQIWEALDKCQLGDEVRKKEGKLDTAVIENGENWSMGQRQLVCLGRVLLKKSKVLVLDEATASVDTATDNLIQQTLRQHFVDSTVITIAHRITSVLDSDMVLLLDHGLIEEYDTPTRLLQNKSTSFAKLVAEYTVRSNYSLENAGDI